CAATTTTTGGATGCCATAAAAGAAGCTaacttttcttaatttatttttatcggCTAGTTTAAAATTTACTGATCTGATTAATGTATATtagaatttattaatttgtatttttattgaattgtttttttattaatatatgcaacaataaatttggatgaattcatgagtttgaatttaaaattttttaatattgaacatatattttttacgATATAAAACTTTGTTATGCATATAATATTACAAGAGATTTATTTAAAACATTGGctttttctttgattatttATGCTTTTACGACTTTTAGGtacctaaattaaattattcttgATACCACTATCACTTCAAACTTTAATTAATCAAAGATAAacttttttaattaacttaaaagttATTCTTTATAATAGAGAGAATTTATTGATGCTGTTTAGAACATTATCGTGACAAGgaataaaattgaaacaaaaaagaaagaagaagaaaaaaaaagatacgaatattttctttaacaatACCTCTATACTTAATTATCGGTGATCTGACAACTAATTAGGAgctaaattattttatgtatttttaattctaCATCAGTAATATCATGttgtttgatttataatttaaatgcaCAAAACTAAAGCAAATATACATTacgataaaattaatatattatattttatacatgataaaaGATGAAATAATACTCATATAATACGATATTATGAGTAGAATCTTACTaatgcaactttttttttttttttgcaattatTAAACTTAGTGTTATCCTtcctaaaattttcaaattttgtatagaGATGGAGTAAGTTAGACTTATTGCCTTTTGGTCTTGAACTTTCTATCTTTAGTTTACTTGGGAAGTTTATAATATGAGTATCAAAAGTATTTTAGAATGTTGTTAGCCTAAACTAAaagcaagaaaataataataatttgctTATTTGTTAAAACAATATTAGGTGATAATAATTATGTTAATGAGAATTAGGCAATAATTGTTATTTAGAAGTGTAATGTTTTTGAGATCTAAGTGTTGCTATGATTTAAATGTTTGATAGAATgcaattcaattttataaaaaaaaaataaatgaacctctttgttttttttaaaaaaaataattctattgTTGGTAACTGAATTTCTTGTTAtagaaattataatttgttaaacatatgaaaaataaatcaatcataagtaaaacttgaagaaatttaattattttattgacaAATCAACAGTACggatatctttttaattttttttaatgaatagtGCGGGTATAATTCTAttatttcattgaatttttttctcataaaatgTCTCAATAAGTGTATAATGccatatttcttcttttgacgaaaaatatatttatcaaaaataacttttgtaGTATGAAGAATACCACTAATTCTGGACAACCTATAAAGACAACAACAAATACgcctaaaaattaaaatttaaaccaTAAATTTACGatgataaatttcatattaaaaataaaatacattctaataaatatgattttatatttaaaaaaattcaaatttaagatctttaaataaaaatgaaagaatatttACGATTCTAACCGTAATTATAGTTGATCGTCGCCCTCTCTTCTCATGTGCACTGTCTCTGGGTATGGAATTATATCTACTTTTTAAgtacaatattttaaatataaaattaaaaaaatatttttaaaaactgaCTTGTTTGTCTCTTAAATAAATCACTTTTCAGATGTACCCCTTTTTCACACACTACAGAAAATTGCTAGATTTTATAAGTAAGCTTTGAGTTGTGGTATGATTGATAAAAAgttctattattttaaataataaattttgaatttaaatcttaagtttaaaaataaattttgataaaaaaatacttttttaatgtAACTTGAGCGatacaattaaaaattttaatttatatcaaatatcGAATGAGGAAAGTAATTATCCCAAACCTAGCTTCATAAGTATGTTTAAATGAGGTGAAGTAAGTAGTATTTAATAGTACTTGCcttaaaaaataagtaacaaatgtattaattggtatttatttgttttaactttgatgttgaaaaatatatatacaaaaacctTATTAtggctattttatttatttgtataaaaagtaaGTACTTCAAAACTAAACGCATAATAATATATCAAGAagatataatcataaataaataattaatttcttgaattgttgacaacatcatacatacttttcACATATTGTagtgttaatattatttttacgtgtattttgattaattttataaaaagttaattACTTTCATTAGATAATTCTGTCTCTATTCatcaatatttaaaacaaataaaaggacttcacataatatttttgtttctggAATTTGAATATgagtaattaattttattaacgACTACATCacatttttgaattaattaaatcacttttcataataaaatgaattattcaCGTTGATTGTTGATATAAATTGAGCACATTTTAgaagttttttctttcttttagaaAATACGACTTAGAACTAGACTTTAactaaaatttagaaaatatgacGAATAATTTTTCAAAGCCCTTAAATTTAGACTTTGAATAAAAAGGTTTACATAACATTTTCACACACTTTATATCATTATGTGAAAATGCACGAGGAAACAAGTTGACAATTTTGACCACATTAGAATGTAGGAATATTCGAAGTAAAAATTATTGgaattaattcatgaatttgtattttgagatataattcatttataaaataaatagataatttaaaatttaaaatatcaaatcaaatcaaattcgTACATCATTGAAGAATTATGAAATCGTTTAAATAGAGTGTATTAGTAGTGATTGTATTAACAGTACAAGATCGTTTGATTATCATATAAAAGGACATGTTATTCATATAAATCGTTGTACTAATAGTTTTACTATGTTTAGTAAaaggtttttattaattatacttgtattaagtatacataaattatttttatgctttatttgatttgatgcattaaaaatagaatgcatgacattaaaaaaattatttataaaaatatctttatggtgtaaaagattaaaaaaagatattaaacaATAATTGAGTTAATGCATACATTGAAATTTGAAACTATTATATTATACAAGATTAATGcatacattatttttcttaatatactCAACCAAACCATCCTTTCATCTGTCAAAACATTTCACATTTACACAAATCTAAATCTCACCGTCcaactatataaaatataattttatgaaaaatttagcattaattccaaactttataaaaatagtaaaattaacgAGATCATAAATAACTCCATTTTAAAAACAAAGTATTTGACCTTTCATCTAGTCAATgagaagttaattattttcgTATTAGAAAATTTAACATTAATGAATAAGTTGTTTTTCCTATCAAAATATAACTCTCTTATTAGGACCATTCATTATTTATTCAagtcttaatttatttaaatttgaggTTAAATAAAAACCGTATTAATTTAGTACTTAGTAACTCTCTTACACACTGAAAAAGTTTAAATCTAATGGGTAAAGTAAATCactcattttcaaaaataattctaacaAAACTTGAACTCAAAATATAAcgataacaacaataataacatacctaatataattttataagtaaaattttaaaaatatgtgatgTATAACAACAATTACACTAACATATCCCGATAAAGTTCCTCGAATAAAAACCGAAAAGAATAACAGACACACACTTTATGCTATTTTTATTACGTTATATATTTTAAACGAACTAGATACATTCGTTATGTTTAGATTTTATCTCtatctttataaataaaaatattatttttaatataccgtcgatttttttaaaacatgttAAAATAACCACCTTCGAAACCATGAACAATGCCGCTATTCATTCTGCTCCATTTACAATACAATGTGACCTTTCTGTAacactttctctctctctcctaaTTTTCTCTCTCATCTCTGCAAACTCCATGACCTTCATGATTATTTTACATTGGGAAAACAAAACTCAACCAAACCCCATTACAAAATTagtattttcttgaagaatcaGCAAAAAATTAGGTGTTAAAACGAAATCTTAACAAACACAAGTCTTTATCATTCATCCATCCCctgtttctttgttattttttcacCAACAAACGAAAACCCCATTTCATCTTCTTTGGGGTTTTAAGAAGATGATAGAACCCAAAAAACAGAGCAAAAACAGAGGTTTTTATGTAAGAATGAAGCTTTTAAATCACAACAATGGCGGAAGTAGAAACAGAGGATTGTTTTGTTACAGATATTTCAAATGGGTTCTTTGgttttcactttctttttatttttttgcttcgTTTCTATTCAATCATAAACCTAATACCATTTCTAAAACTACCGTTCCTCAATATTCTAAAGCTTCTCGTGCTCTTATTGAATACCCTGAAACTCAACACCATCGAGGTAAAACAtcttaattttatcaatttattattattgcttACATTTATCTCATTcttattgtgattttttttttcttttcagatTCGTTGAATGGATTGAAGATTTACGTTTACGATTTGCCGAGTAAATACAATATCGATTGGTTATCAAATGAAAGATGTAGTAATCATTTATTTGCATCAGAAGTAGCCATACATAAAGCTCTGTTAAACAGCGATGTTCGAACACTAAATCCATATGAAGCTGATTTTTTCTTCGTCCCTGTTTACGTATCGTGTAATTTCAGCACTGTTAATGGATTCCCTGCTATTGGACATGCTCGTTCTTTAATTTCTTCAGCTATTAAACTCATATCATCGGAATTTAATTTTTGGAATCGAAGTTCAGGCTCTGACCATATCTTCGTTGCTTCTCATGATTTTGGGTCTTGTTTTCACACATTAGTAAGTTCAGAAAacattgaatttcttttttttacttcaatttttgAAACAAATCGACAGAGTTTTGAATGTCTTATGTGATTTTAATTACAGGAAGATGTAGCTATGGCAGATGGAGTACCGGAGTTTTTGAGAAAATCGATTATTTTACAAACATTTGGTGTTAAATACGATCATCCATGTCAAAAAGCAGAGCATATAGTGATTCCGCCGTATATTTCGCCGGAAAGTGTACGGAAAACACTAGCTACGTCGGACGTTAATGGCCGCCGTGATATTTTCGCGTTTTTCAGGGGTAAAATGGaagttcacccaaaaaatgtcaGCGGACGTTTTTACAGCAAGTAAGTTTTTGTTATACTTAAATCGTTTAATTCTCGAAAATTTTTACTGAAAAGACGAAAATGACCTTtacgttttttttttccttttgcagGAAAGTCCGTACtgttatattgaaaaaatacgGTAGCGATCGGAGATTTTACCTAAAACGTAATCGGTTTATCGGTTATCAATCGGAGATTTTACGATCAACGTTTTGTTTATGTCCATTAGGATGGGCACCGTGGAGTCCGAGATTAGTTGAATCAGTTGTTTTAGGCTGCGTGCCGGTAATTATCGCCGATGGCATTGATCTTCCGTTTTCCTCCGCCGTGCCGTGGTCGGAAATATCCGTCACGGTGGCGGAGAAAGACGTCGGAAAACTCGGCACGATTCTCGAGAACGTGGCAGCAACCAATCTGAGTACAATACAACAGAAGCTGTGGGACCCAAGAATTTCAAGGGCCCTACTTTTTCATGATCGGACGGTGGAGGGTGACGCCACGTGGCAGGTTCTGCATGCCTTGACGGAGAAATTAAGTAGGTCCCACCATAGGTCAAGAGTATCGAACGAATGAGATCATGACACGTGGTTATTTGGTTAAATAGATTCCAGTGCCAGCTAAGAAAAAACAACAGCTAGACAATGTATACGCGGAGATAGATCAATCGACTATCTGAACTTTCACTTTATTATCGAGTCTTATTATCGAGTGATGAGGATAGTAAGCGAGGTCTCGGTGTGCTGAGTTGTTGAGGTGTGATTGGATGATGAAGCGGGATGGGTTGGACAGGAGCTTGTTATTGTTGTACATGTGAAAaggaatattattttattaatttggagaGAAATAAGAAGAGTCAGGATGCTTATTGCTTTGCTGTACAATtcctttgttttcttcttttacaaaacacaattttaaaaattatcgaGAGTCTATCAAAAACAGTCTTACTAATATACGAACTCGATAACGATAACAGGTaagtcatattttatttttactcgaGAAAACATAAAGTGGACCAGCAAGGAGACAGCGGGGATGTGTCAGAAACTTTaatgttttgtattttttaaatttaattaatgtaatgTAGAAACGTTAGAAAAGACAGTGAAGTTGTACTACTATTAAATTATTCAAACTGGTCACGGGTtataatattacaaaaataatccTTTCTATTTCAAGGTAAGTTCAATATAGTCCAAAAAGTAGTGAACAATATACGTTCTTATAATCGTTATAAAAGttgtttatataaatttctattGTTATACGAATGACTTCATACGAACGACACAATTATGACCTTGACTTTGATTGGAGACCCGGTCTTGAACTCAACCCTGCCTAAGAGCTTTGAACCTCGATGACCTAACCTTTAATTCAGGACTCTACGATAGATTCTAGCCATGATTAGGACTCGATGCTAACTTGAAACCTAACCTTGACCTTTGATCCTGAATTGAGATTGGAGTTTAGACTCTGAACCGGGATCCGAAGTTGAGGTCGAGTTGGGATCGGGTGGGGATTAGGATAGGGATTCAGGTAGTCGAGTCCCAAATCAGGGTCAACAGTCGACAGTCAGGTTCGAGGTTGGAGGGTAGCGAATTGGATCCTTGGTCAAGTCGAAGTCAAATTCTAAGTCGAGAGTTGGATTTCGAATTTACGATTAGGGTTAGACTCTGAGTTTAGGTTGAGATTGTGTCCGAATTAGGAGTCGAATCTCTAATCGAGCTTGGAAGTCTAGTTTAGGGTTGAGATCAGGGTCGAGCTCCAAGTAACTTATTGAGATCGGGAATCGAGTCTTGAATAAGATAATGAGGTTGAtagagaattttttaaaaaatatttattttttcttaaattatactCAAAcataaagtattattttttgttattttcttggtCACGGGTTGtagaatgaaataaaacaagaatACTGACCAAAAGGTAATTTTTTTAGTCCCAACCAAAGTAACACTGTTTTTAAGACAAATTTTTCGAACCTTTTTGGCCTCCATATTTGTCTCCTACGCCACCCTTCTTATTCTTTTACGTATTTTGAAACAATATTTTGGAATAacgataaaattatttttaatcggTAAATAATTGAATAGTTAATTGATAATATTAtagtgtataatttttttctttgtactTTCTTAATCTTTTCTTTAGGCGGTAGTAGAGTGGTAGCCCGTATAGCAATGGAAGAACAAAATCCGATATTTAAATAAGacacaatatataaatatattttttaacttgaTTTCAGCTGGTCTTACACAAcgtcttatatatatattacgatACGTGTGTCGACTTATTTAATTCTACGCAAGTTTAAGTGTCAACCTTATgcacataaaaatttaaaggacATATATTTCAGTTAAAGCCAAATTAaaggatatatttatatattattactttaaataACCAAGATCGATCTAAGATTCgaagtttataaatttttataataactgAGCTAACAATATATAGGTTTAATAAATATCATACATGTACaacaagaaaagtaaaatgCTCATAAATATAAGAGTTGAAGTATAGAAAAATTAGGCagataattaatttgataataaaTTCATTAGCGTTATTGTTCAACGTAAAATTTAATGTATGGTGTGTTTGTCACGTTTCCATTGAAATAATACTACTCCCCCTGTCCTGTTTTATATGTTACTTTTCGGATTTCAAGAGTCaattaagtttatatttatcgtaaattttttcatatatttctaAACATTTTGAATGTGATTCATAATgctttttacgtagtttacaaatataaaaatttcatgccaaaaaaatttaaaatttcatgcgtaatttttccattaaacttaaattgtttgactCTGAAAACATGATATGTGACTTATAATATGGGACGGAGGTAATAACATAGATAAAATTGTTTCACTTTTAGTTAGAGATTAATTTCGCGTTTAAACTCATTCATTATAAAGGTATAGAAACTTTTTATAGTTAGTATTTTGCTCTTTTACGAGTTTTacataagataaaaaataattttaaatattaaatagttaaaaataCCGATAAAGCGCGcaaaaaaatggagaaacagGTGTCACTACGAATAATACgctgaaataaaaagaaattttacatttaaattttataaaacgaAGTTTTGAtaccaaatattttttgaatttttaaaataaattctatAATGGGTAAATTCGAATTATTGCTATCTCTAATCATTAGTTTCTCCAAtcttattaaatgaaaaaatggaaTGATTATAGTGGGAAATATAATGATTAATAATTGGAACAAGGATATGCATtatcctttaaaataattaataaaattacgCTAATTGTGCATTATAAGTAATTTCAcggaattaaaattctaatcttctaattgaaaaatatgtatACAAGTACTTATCAATCCATTGtcattatttacttatttttaatttaattagtgcCTAACAAATACAATAAACAATTGGAATTAGGTAATATACGTGACGTAactaaactttaaatttaattaatatatatttgttatctTAGTTAAAGCCATGTCTCTTTCATTTATTCACTTAGAGATTAAGGAAACTTCTAAAGTAGATTTGGTCCATAACTtctactatttaattaattaatattaattaatttgattagttGCTAGAAAGTAGTAGCCTAGGTAAGTTACCATATGTTTAGggatatatgaaaagtagttaTGTCAACTAATCTTAATAAATTCAGTCATGAACATTTTAAGTCGTTTTGAATCAGTCATTaatatttctataaaaaatacGTAGTTATGCGTCTATGCTTTATATCTACATTAAGGCCTCGACAATTTTAATCTCATTatattaaagtttattttaaaaaatatttttgattaatagatttattttttcaaatttgaaattcaaagtcTAAATTTCTGATTAAAAATGAAGAGATATTATTATCTCACCATAATTATTAACCGTTTGAGTATTTGAGCTATATTAATATTGATGATACATAATCATGTAGCAAACTAATCATACAAGaatattgatataatttatttgtgtGTGCCGTGTGtgtttttaacatctttttatttttttgcaaaagaaataaagagatttattcattagttaaaaaaaaagaaaataaattcaaacaaaaattgagTTGAGCTGAATTGAATTGAATCACAAATTAATGCCGATTGCATTGATAACGAATAAAGTGAATTCTTGATTTACATAGACTCGTAAGTGACGAGAGAAGgaagataaataatttaattcacaCATTAAAACGAAGCAGAACTAATGTAGCAATATTATATTTACCGTAATTTCATAACTGAAGCCCGACaagtgattatatatatatatatatatatatatatatatatagcaatatTATATTTACCGTAATTTCATAAGTGAAGCCCGACaagtgattatatatatatatatatatatgaaaagaattGGATTTTGGAATTTAATTTTGTCCTAACAAACTACAtgccaaaattattatatttgaaaacCAATTGTACTTCAAAACCAAAAAAGTAAGATGCATCATCAATATAAGAGtggaaattctgaaaaattagGTAGttgtcaattaaataaattcaatagCATTGTACAAAGTAGTAGTAAAATTTAATATGGTATGTGTACATCACTTCTCAacttatccaaaaaaataatgacactATAAAAGATAgttttaatactttttcaacttatatttcataattgatatattaataattcatagAAGAATCACTAAATAGAGAAGTCAAAATTGCTGTACTatcaaataagtaaaatatggTACATAAgttaattcattaataaaaacttcaattttttttaaaaaaatagtaattttgaCCTCACAACTTaagtaaaaaacaattaattggaaacacatca
The DNA window shown above is from Solanum lycopersicum chromosome 11, SLM_r2.1 and carries:
- the LOC101260603 gene encoding probable glucuronoxylan glucuronosyltransferase IRX7, which translates into the protein MIEPKKQSKNRGFYVRMKLLNHNNGGSRNRGLFCYRYFKWVLWFSLSFYFFASFLFNHKPNTISKTTVPQYSKASRALIEYPETQHHRDSLNGLKIYVYDLPSKYNIDWLSNERCSNHLFASEVAIHKALLNSDVRTLNPYEADFFFVPVYVSCNFSTVNGFPAIGHARSLISSAIKLISSEFNFWNRSSGSDHIFVASHDFGSCFHTLEDVAMADGVPEFLRKSIILQTFGVKYDHPCQKAEHIVIPPYISPESVRKTLATSDVNGRRDIFAFFRGKMEVHPKNVSGRFYSKKVRTVILKKYGSDRRFYLKRNRFIGYQSEILRSTFCLCPLGWAPWSPRLVESVVLGCVPVIIADGIDLPFSSAVPWSEISVTVAEKDVGKLGTILENVAATNLSTIQQKLWDPRISRALLFHDRTVEGDATWQVLHALTEKLSRSHHRSRVSNE